In Mya arenaria isolate MELC-2E11 chromosome 1, ASM2691426v1, the genomic stretch TGTAAAAAGGatcttgaacattttaaaggcatttccatatttctatatacatgtacatgtaaccaagtttcatttgaatccctttaaatattcaaatatatggcCCGGACCACGActgatttcaaaacaaatttatgaGGTTAAGATGAGATAACTTCACTTCAATTTGTATCATTGCAATctatcttaataattatttttatttatttcccttCTGTACATTCCAATATATTCCCCGAACAAGCACCCATTATGGAAAAATATCAGGTTAATGGGAGATGACAAAATAAGTATGCAGGATATAAGCATGATTCTTGAGTACTGCACTTTCTATAATTGTCATTTATCTACATTTcaagtttaatttcaatctctttatgaaaaaaaatgacaaagcaGTGACACAGTGACTAATTTTTCCTCTCTTCGAGGATCATATCAATATGCCGGAACTCGCGAACAAAGCTCTTTCTTTCGAAATACTTAAAAGTGGTATAACTACGAAAAACGATCGTTCGATGCGGGCATTGAAAAGATGGCCCATTGTAAACAACACCACGACGTTAATTGTGTATTCAGCTTCAGATACGTACGTGCGGTGGGGAAGGACGTCCTGCCCTTCAGACAATGAGCTCGTCTACAAAGGTAATAGAACTTTAGTAACATTATCTtactaaaatttataaaaaaatgaatcatcTCTGAACAGATAAGaaatttgttttcagtcaataaTTTAACATATTGGTAATTAGTAAGCAATACCCTTCCAAATTATActacaattatttgaattcaCCAGGCATGGGCATTTAACATTTCTATCAATGGCATGATATAAAGAAAATCTTATTTGAACAGCGGATACCTTAAATAATTTGTATCTCCATGTACAATAAAGGGTATACGGGAGGCTCATATTGGGCTCATACTGGAAGCACAGCAAACTGGATCTGTTTGACCGATTCACCGCAGTGGGGCTATTATGAAGAAAATGTGGCCTCGGGGGCAAAGGTAATTAACTTTACAAACTAAAGAGAAAGAGAAACGGCCATCTTTGACATTATATTCAGtaaaagatttttttgtattttatgtggATATTGATTTcatatgtttaaagtaaataatttatgcaaaaacatttaaaaaaaatgatatctttACAAAATCACTTAATACTTTCAATCTATCAAATAGGATTTAAACTGATGTCCTCGAAAACACGCATAAACtccaatttcatttattttgacgACCATCTTGAACGCcatatcaaacttggtatggaTCATGTCTTAGTGTACTTCTTTCAATGTTAACAAACACACTACGATGATTGTTTACCAAATTATAAGTCAATGTACAACATTAAAAGAAATTCCCCATTTTGGCGTCCATGTTGGACGCCATTTTGATGttgtatgtttttaacaaataagtCAATGTTAAAAGTACTTTTATTCAAAGCAATACTTTTAAGATACCTTTTGACGAACCATTAAAGCCAATTGAAAAGTTCAAAAGAAAATGCGCAGTTTCGTACAGTTGGCACCCATATTGGAcgccattttgaatattgataaCTTGTTATAAAAAggatacacaaatacacattgCCTTCATTTTATAAACTGCGTTGAGTCAAGGTTCATGCACaaatgtgtattgtattgtatactaGTTGTGTTCATATGAACCAATCGGCGGCCATCTTTAACACCatcatacaatttaaaacaatcacCAAAGATGGTACAAGGCCATCAATTCTTTTGTTGTGTTAGAGGCTCTACGCGCccaaaacatgcaaaaacattttctatacacCGTCATACAGAGTTCTCGACTTTGGCTGTCAAATACTGTAAAACCAGGATTGTTCggaatgttttctttgttgtcCATATGTTTCAACATATTTTGGTGGAAATGTGAATTATTTCACCGCACTACTGGGGCAGTGTTGACTAACATCCTGAGTCTGCGTTTCATACCGTGGCCAAGAAAtctgaattcttaaatgtttcaaatatctatattataatttattttgacaaaaaatgtgtGCCCGATTGTGGGGAAGATTAAGTGTAACACATACATCTTTCGTTATGTTTTTGTTcgtaatatataattttaaattacctGACTAAAGTATTATTAATGTTaccaaatgttattataattattgtttcacATACTGTAAAATCAAAGATGTTCTGAATGATTCCTGCGCTGTTGACACTTCTAAAATGAAGAATATATTCACAAACCTTTTCagataaaatgtcattttttcgtGATCGCCAAAGATTCTTCTGCAGTCAAAGGTGCATCATTTTGTATCTGGTTTGAATAATAGTCATGTTCCGACAGGTGTACGGTGGAGAATACGAGTTCAGCGACTTCCACCATAACGGAGGTAGCAAGTACTTCGGACAAAACTTGAACGACGAGGACGCTCCTTGTGCCGTGTGCAAATCGCCGCGATCATCATCGGTAATGATCCCTGGTAGGAAGGAATGCTTCCCTGGATGGACGAAGGAATACAAGTAAAAATAGTTGCTAATAGTTTTTGTCAAGGACGGTTTATAGCCATATACCTGTTGcaacaataatataaacaaattttattgatCATTACCCGCACT encodes the following:
- the LOC128222542 gene encoding uncharacterized protein LOC128222542; this translates as MYNKGYTGGSYWAHTGSTANWICLTDSPQWGYYEENVASGAKVYGGEYEFSDFHHNGGSKYFGQNLNDEDAPCAVCKSPRSSSVMIPGRKECFPGWTKEYNGYLVAGDYQHPSASEFICLDERPEMLVGGAANKDGKTFYLAEAVCGSLPCPPYVQGRELTCVVCSK